A stretch of DNA from Chrysiogenia bacterium:
CGACGTAGGAGATTACCAGGTGCAGAAAGCCCTGGTAGAACCTGCCGCGGACAATGGCCCGGCGCGTGAGGTAGTAGCCCAGAATCCCCTGCGTGATATTGGTGATGGCAAAGCCTGTCACCAGCCACGCAGGTAGCGAGCCATAACTCTTCGCCACTTGCATGGTTTCCCAGTCGGGGAAGGCCCAGAGCAGGTAGATCCCCGAGGGGGCGAAGATGATCGAGATGAACAGCAGGCACAGGACGAAGGGCTTGGTATACCACTGGTTTTTGTCGGCCTCTTCGGGGTCGGCGTCATACTCCGCCTTGAGCTGCTTGCTTGCCGCAATGGCATAGCTGGCGCCAAATGCATAAGACCAGAACACATCTACCTGAACCATTTTCCACTCTCCTTCATATCCGCGCCGGCGGGCGGTCGCGGTTTAACGCTACGGATTGTTTCCATCCGTCGCGGAAATTCCGTCGAAAACGAGCGCGACGACTGCGTCGCGCCAGCGGTCTTTCACGGCGGTTGGATCTTCGGCGTAGAGGACTTCGAGCATGCCGCCCATTGCCATCGCGTTGATGGCCTTGGCGGTGAGGTTCGTGTCGAGATTCTCGCGCAGGAAGCCGCGCTTCTTGCCGTTGACCAGGTAGGCCTCGGTGAGCGAGCCGCCCAGTTCCCACAGGCGCAGCACCATCTGGCGCATCTCTTCGTCGACGGCGGGCGCTTCCTGAATGAGCAGCTTCGCGCGGTCCATGCTGCTCGCAAAGAGTTCAAAGAACAGATCGCCCCAGCGGGCGACCTGGTCGCGGTACTCGGCAACCGTGCTGGCCAGCCGGGGGGGCTCCATCATCAGCCCTTTGGTGATCTGGTCGGCCGCTTCCTGAATGACGTGGACGAAGATGTCGCGCTTGTTCTTGAAGTAGCGGTAGAACGTGCCGTGGCCAGAGCCCATCTCGGCGGCAATGTCGGCGATGCCGGTCTCGTGGTAGCCCTTGTCGGCGAATACCTTGGTCGCGGCCTTCAAAATCTCGTCCCTGCGGGCCTGTGTCTTTACCTGGGGCACAATTCGCTCCTTTTCGCCAAAGCGGAATGATGTGTCATTCTCTGCCGAAAGTGCCGGATTGTCAAGGAAAAAGGGTGAGGCGGCGCCCTGCAATTTGTCATGGGAACTTCGCAGGGATGTGGCACACTCCGCCCTGCCGGATCCCCTCCGGCCGGAGCGTCCCCGGAAATGCTGATGTGGATCCTTCTTGGAATTCTCGCCGTCCTCGTGCTGGGCCTCGCGTGGCTGCTGCGAAAACGCGCGCGTTTTGATGAGGAAATCCGCCAGAGCCTGCTCGCACTCAAGCGCAGGGGCGGCGCCCCCGAAGAAGTATTCTCTCACGAATCGCTTGCGCAGCATCCCGAGCCGGTGCGCCGGTTTCTCACGCATGCCATCGCCGACGGGGCGCGCCTTGCCGGCAGCGTCGACTTCCAGATGCAAGGCGAGATCCTGCTCAATCCCCGGGGCAAGTGGCAGGAGTTC
This window harbors:
- a CDS encoding TetR/AcrR family transcriptional regulator, with product MPQVKTQARRDEILKAATKVFADKGYHETGIADIAAEMGSGHGTFYRYFKNKRDIFVHVIQEAADQITKGLMMEPPRLASTVAEYRDQVARWGDLFFELFASSMDRAKLLIQEAPAVDEEMRQMVLRLWELGGSLTEAYLVNGKKRGFLRENLDTNLTAKAINAMAMGGMLEVLYAEDPTAVKDRWRDAVVALVFDGISATDGNNP